From the genome of Homo sapiens chromosome 6 genomic scaffold, GRCh38.p14 alternate locus group ALT_REF_LOCI_4 HSCHR6_MHC_MANN_CTG1, one region includes:
- the OR2J1 gene encoding olfactory receptor 2J1 (The RefSeq protein has 3 substitutions compared to this genomic sequence) produces MLMKKNASFEDFFLLLGFSNWPHLEVVLFVVILIFYLITLIGNLFIIILSYLDSHLHTPMYFFLSNLSFLDLCYTTSSIPQLLVNLWGPEKTISYAGCTVQLYFVLALGTAECVLLVVMSYDRYAAVCRPLHYTVLMHPRFCRLLAAASWVSGFTTSALHSSFTFWIPLCRHRLVDHFFCEVPALLRLSCVDTQANELTLMVMSSIFVLIPLILILTSYGAIARAVLSMQSTTGLQKVLRTCGAHLMVVSLFFIPVMCMYLQPPSENSQDQGKFIALFYTVVTPSLNPLIYTFRNKDVRGAVKRLMGWEWGM; encoded by the coding sequence ATGTTgatgaaaaaaaatgcaagttttgAAGACTTCTTTATTCTACTTGGATTTTCTAACTGGCCTCATCTGGAAGTAGTTCTCTTTGTGGTTATCTTGATCTTCTACTTGATAACACTGATAGGAAACCTGTTCATCATCATCCTGTCATACCTGGACTCCCATCTCCACActcccatgtacttcttcctttcaaatctCTCATTTCTGGATCTCTGCTACACCACCAGCTCTATCCCTCAGTTGCTGGTGAATCTCTGGGGCCCGGAAAAGACCATCTCTTATGCTGGTTGTACAGTTCAACTTTACTTTGTTCTCGCACTGGGAACCGCAGAGTGTGTCCTACTGGTGGTGATGTCCTATGATCGTTATGCAGCTGTGTGTAGACCTTTGCATTACACTGTCCTCATGCACCCTCGTTTCTGCCGCTTGTTGGCTGCGGCTTCTTGGGTAAGTGGTTTTACAACCTCAGCACTTCATTCCTCCTTTACTTTCTGGATACCCCTATGTAGACATCGCCTAGTGGATCACTTCTTCTGTGAAGCTCCAGCACTTCTGCGATTATCATGTGTTGATACCTAGGCAAATGAGCTGACCCTCATGGTCATGAGCTCCATTTTTGTTCTCATACCTCTCATCCTCATCCTCACTTCCTATGGTGCCATTGCCCGGGCTGTACTGAGCATGCAATCAACCACTGGGCTTCAGAAAGTGCTTAGGACATGTGGAGCCCATCTTATGGttgtatctctctttttcattCCAGTCATGTGCATGTATCTCCAGCCACCATCAGAAAATTCTCAAGATCAAGGCAAGTTCATTGccctcttttacactgttgtcaCACCTAGTCTTAACCCTCTAATCTACACTTTCAGAAACAAGGATGTAAGAGGGGCAGTGAAGAGACTAATGGGGTGGGAATGGGGGATGTGA
- the OR2J3 gene encoding olfactory receptor 2J3 (The RefSeq protein has 2 substitutions compared to this genomic sequence), whose protein sequence is MNDDGKVNASSEGYFILVGFSNWPHLEVVIFVVVLIFYLMTLIGNLFIIILSYLDSHLHTPMYFFLSNLSFLDLCYTTSSIPQLLVNLWGPEKTISYAGCMIQLYFVLALGTTECVLLVVMSYDRYAAVCRPLHYTVLMHPRFCHLLAVASWVSGFTNSALHSSFTFWVPLCGHRQVDHFFCEVPALLRLSCVDTHVNELTLMITSSIFVLIPLILILTSYGAIVRAILRMQSTTGLQKVFGTCGAHLMAVSLFFIPAMCMYLQPPSGNSQDQGKFIALFYTVVTPSLNPLIYTLRNKVVRGAVKRLMGWE, encoded by the coding sequence ATGAATGATGATGGAAAAGTCAATGCTAGCTCTGAGGGGTACTTTATTTTAGTTGGATTTTCTAATTGGCCTCATCTGGAAGTAGTTATCTTTGTGGTTGTCTTGATCTTCTACTTGATGACACTGATAGGAAACCTGTTCATCATCATCCTGTCATACCTGGACTCCCATCTGCACACACCAATGTACTTCTTCCTTTCAAACCTCTCATTTCTGGATCTCTGCTACACCACCAGCTCTATCCCTCAGTTGCTGGTCAATCTCTGGGGCCCGGAAAAGACCATCTCTTATGCTGGTTGCATGATTCAACTTTACTTTGTTCTCGCACTGGGAACCACAGAGTGTGTCCTACTGGTGGTGATGTCCTATGACCGTTATGCAGCTGTGTGTAGACCTTTGCATTACACTGTCCTCATGCACCCTCGTTTCTGCCACCTGCTGGCTGTGGCTTCTTGGGTAAGTGGTTTTACCAACTCAGCACTtcattcctccttcaccttctgggtACCTCTGTGTGGACACCGCCAAGTAGATCACTTTTTCTGTGAAGTTCCAGCACTTCTGCGATTATCGTGTGTTGATACCCATGTCAATGAGCTGACCCTCATGATCACAAGCTCCATATTTGTTCTCATACCTCTCATCCTCATTCTCACTTCTTATGGTGCCATCGTCCGAGCTGTACTGAGGATGCAGTCAACCACTGGGCTTCAGAAAGTGTTTGGAACATGTGGAGCTCATCTTATGGCtgtatctctctttttcattCCGGCCATGTGCATATATCTCCAGCCACCATCAGGAAATTCTCAAGATCAAGGCAAGTTCATTGCCCTCTTTTATACTGTTGTCACACCTAGTCTTAACCCTCTAATCTACACCCTCAGAAACAAAGTTGTAAGAGGGGCAGTGAAGAGACTAATGGGGTGGGAATGA